The following proteins come from a genomic window of Brevibacillus antibioticus:
- a CDS encoding dipeptide epimerase, which translates to MIIQAIEVKRISVPLKKPFKTALRTVHSLESILVKITCDNGMVGWGEASATVVITGDSIESIESAIMNTMRPQLIGLNLLAYERVFQTLHQSMVGNTSAKAAVDIALYDLISQCAGMPLYQFLGGYRDQLETDYTVSVNSPKEMGEDAAAYLKQGFHVLKIKVGKDNIEDDILRIQEIRKSVGDQVKIRLDANQGWNVKEAVQSIRKMEDMGLGIELIEQPVKAHDLEGLKRVTDSVDTPIMADESVFSPAQALQVLQNRAADMINIKLMKAGGIYKAQLINQLAEEYGIPCMVGSMIESRLAVSAAAHFAASKKNITRFDFDAPLMLLHDGIEGGVTYEGRLMRMPEESGLGIRSVSLWEGEN; encoded by the coding sequence ATGATTATTCAAGCCATCGAAGTAAAACGAATATCTGTTCCATTGAAAAAGCCTTTTAAAACAGCTTTACGTACGGTGCATAGTCTGGAATCGATTCTGGTGAAAATCACCTGCGACAACGGTATGGTCGGGTGGGGCGAAGCTTCGGCTACTGTCGTCATTACCGGAGACAGCATCGAGAGCATCGAGTCGGCGATTATGAATACGATGAGACCTCAGCTCATCGGCTTGAATTTGCTTGCCTATGAACGAGTTTTCCAAACCTTGCATCAATCCATGGTAGGAAATACGAGTGCGAAGGCAGCGGTAGATATTGCGTTGTACGACCTTATTTCTCAGTGCGCAGGAATGCCGTTGTATCAATTCTTAGGCGGCTACCGTGACCAATTGGAGACTGACTATACCGTTAGCGTGAACTCCCCGAAAGAAATGGGCGAGGATGCGGCTGCCTATCTCAAGCAAGGCTTTCACGTACTGAAAATCAAGGTTGGCAAGGACAATATCGAGGATGACATTTTGCGTATCCAGGAAATTCGCAAATCCGTTGGCGATCAGGTGAAGATTCGTCTTGATGCCAACCAAGGATGGAATGTAAAAGAAGCGGTGCAATCCATTCGCAAAATGGAGGACATGGGTCTTGGCATCGAACTCATTGAGCAGCCTGTAAAAGCACATGATTTGGAAGGCTTGAAGCGGGTAACAGATTCAGTGGATACGCCAATCATGGCTGACGAGAGTGTGTTTTCACCAGCGCAGGCCCTGCAGGTTTTGCAAAACCGTGCGGCTGACATGATTAATATCAAGCTGATGAAGGCTGGCGGCATTTACAAAGCACAATTGATCAACCAATTGGCTGAAGAGTACGGTATTCCATGCATGGTTGGCAGCATGATCGAATCTCGTCTGGCTGTATCAGCAGCAGCTCATTTTGCGGCCAGCAAGAAGAACATCACGCGTTTTGATTTTGATGCTCCGTTGATGCTTTTGCACGATGGCATAGAAGGTGGCGTAACATACGAAGGTCGCTTGATGCGCATGCCAGAAGAGTCTGGACTCGGTATTCGTTCCGTCAGCCTGTGGGAGGGGGAGAACTAA